Proteins from a single region of Spirosoma agri:
- a CDS encoding MFS transporter yields the protein MPSSTAQTVDRHRIVWPLQALNFFMADMQAGIGPFLGIFLLAHGWKSGLIGSVMTIGGVAGMLMTAPAGALIDATKRKRMYVVVAALFTTLASGIILLSQNFWLVSISQVATAIAGSAIGPAVVGITLGIVRQTGFNRQNGYNQAYNHAGNVVGAALSGYLGMRFGMPAVFLLAALFGVLAIVSVLLIPAKEIDDNAARGLADQGKGDETQKATGFQVLLKNKPLLILAAALACFHLGNGAMLPLYGLAAATKNVGNPTEFVAMTIIIAQLAMIVVSIVAMRMAEKSGFWLVILISFIALPLRGFIAAHLISHMGLYPVQLLDGIGAGLQSVAVPGLVAHLLNGTGRVNIGQGAVMTVQGLGVSLSPAIGGWMAQQIGYPSTFLILGSFAFVSIGLWILFATTLKSACSSTATAAIPA from the coding sequence ATGCCTTCATCGACAGCCCAAACCGTAGACAGACACCGCATTGTCTGGCCGCTTCAGGCCCTGAATTTCTTTATGGCCGATATGCAGGCGGGCATTGGCCCTTTTCTGGGCATATTCCTGTTAGCTCACGGCTGGAAAAGTGGCTTGATTGGCTCCGTCATGACCATTGGCGGGGTGGCGGGTATGCTGATGACCGCGCCCGCCGGAGCCCTCATCGATGCTACGAAACGCAAACGCATGTATGTCGTTGTCGCAGCCCTGTTTACGACGCTGGCATCGGGAATCATACTGCTGTCGCAAAATTTCTGGTTAGTCAGTATCTCGCAGGTCGCTACGGCCATTGCGGGTTCGGCCATTGGCCCCGCCGTAGTTGGTATTACGCTGGGCATCGTGCGTCAGACCGGCTTTAACCGACAGAATGGGTACAACCAGGCTTATAACCACGCGGGTAATGTTGTTGGCGCTGCGCTGTCAGGCTATCTCGGCATGCGGTTTGGTATGCCCGCCGTTTTCCTGCTGGCCGCTCTGTTTGGGGTACTGGCTATCGTGTCCGTCCTGTTGATTCCCGCTAAGGAAATTGACGATAATGCTGCTCGTGGTCTGGCTGATCAGGGGAAAGGTGACGAAACGCAGAAAGCCACTGGTTTTCAGGTACTGTTAAAAAATAAACCGCTTCTTATTTTGGCGGCTGCCTTGGCCTGTTTTCACCTGGGAAATGGAGCTATGCTACCGCTGTATGGACTGGCCGCTGCCACCAAAAACGTAGGTAACCCCACCGAATTCGTGGCTATGACCATCATTATTGCGCAACTGGCTATGATTGTCGTCTCCATCGTAGCCATGCGCATGGCAGAAAAAAGCGGTTTTTGGCTGGTCATTCTCATTTCGTTCATTGCCCTACCGCTACGTGGTTTTATTGCTGCTCACCTAATCAGTCATATGGGCCTGTACCCGGTACAGTTGCTGGACGGCATCGGCGCGGGGCTACAAAGCGTGGCAGTGCCAGGGTTGGTGGCCCACCTGTTGAACGGAACAGGGCGGGTTAACATCGGTCAGGGGGCTGTTATGACTGTACAGGGGTTGGGGGTTTCCTTGAGTCCTGCTATTGGCGGGTGGATGGCCCAACAGATCGGCTACCCATCCACGTTCCTCATTTTAGGCAGTTTTGCCTTCGTCTCGATTGGTTTGTGGATACTGTTTGCCACGACACTTAAATCGGCCTGTAGCTCCACGGCAACAGCCGCAATTCCCGCCTGA
- a CDS encoding PepSY-like domain-containing protein: MKRTLLSVAVLVTLLTTSCSKTAMAPDQTQAVETSVLFGARSSANVVGLPSATLPANVKSYLDQNVSGYTLIKVEKMSQPGSTTYSGTKVTVLQNGAPVDYFFDTNGALTTRPAGPRGEVIVRLTAAQLPASVSSYLSQTYAGYQLVMAESMQINGTAQEYRVQILTNNQRVDVHFDGTGTFRDAHTAPGDLTTTHSVSYVSRDNLSSAIKTALSSTYAAYTYGWAEQHVHDGTTTYDVKLFSNNQPTVLHFDTNGSLVAPKGPVAGGPASGTAAGGPTAPVSGTMAGGPTPPASGTVAGGPATPKPGGPTPPASSTMTPGAPADHQLILDATKLPSAITAYLQTNFSGYTYLAADLHTPPTGTTNDYTIDIAVGQQLYKLRFSASGELIMAEARA; encoded by the coding sequence ATGAAACGAACCCTTTTATCCGTCGCCGTTCTGGTGACGCTACTCACAACGAGCTGTAGCAAAACAGCGATGGCCCCCGACCAGACTCAGGCCGTCGAAACCAGCGTACTGTTCGGAGCCCGTTCGTCGGCCAATGTCGTGGGCTTACCCTCGGCCACCCTGCCTGCCAACGTGAAGTCATACCTGGACCAGAACGTTTCGGGTTACACGCTGATCAAAGTGGAGAAGATGAGCCAGCCGGGTTCCACAACCTACTCGGGAACGAAAGTGACTGTCCTGCAAAATGGAGCACCGGTCGATTACTTCTTCGACACCAACGGCGCACTGACTACCCGTCCCGCCGGTCCCCGTGGTGAAGTAATCGTGCGTCTGACCGCAGCTCAGTTACCGGCTTCGGTCAGTAGCTACCTGAGCCAGACCTACGCGGGTTATCAACTGGTGATGGCTGAGTCGATGCAGATCAACGGAACGGCGCAGGAGTACCGCGTGCAGATTCTGACGAACAATCAGCGGGTTGATGTTCATTTTGATGGCACGGGGACCTTCCGCGATGCGCACACCGCGCCCGGCGACCTGACCACTACCCACTCGGTCAGCTACGTTTCGCGGGATAATTTATCGAGCGCCATCAAAACGGCCTTGAGCAGCACGTATGCCGCCTATACTTACGGCTGGGCCGAGCAGCATGTGCACGACGGAACGACCACTTACGATGTCAAGCTGTTCAGCAACAACCAGCCCACCGTTCTACACTTCGACACGAACGGTTCTCTGGTTGCGCCAAAAGGTCCAGTGGCGGGTGGTCCGGCATCGGGCACAGCCGCAGGTGGTCCGACGGCCCCAGTATCCGGTACGATGGCCGGTGGTCCAACTCCTCCGGCGTCAGGTACAGTAGCTGGTGGTCCGGCCACGCCTAAACCCGGTGGTCCAACCCCTCCGGCGTCGAGCACAATGACACCAGGGGCTCCGGCTGATCACCAGCTTATTCTGGATGCCACGAAGTTACCGTCGGCCATTACGGCGTATCTGCAAACCAACTTTAGCGGCTACACGTATCTGGCAGCTGATCTGCACACCCCCCCAACGGGAACAACGAATGACTATACCATCGATATAGCCGTTGGTCAGCAGTTGTACAAACTGCGCTTTTCAGCTTCCGGCGAGCTGATAATGGCTGAAGCAAGAGCCTAG
- a CDS encoding HAMP domain-containing sensor histidine kinase, whose amino-acid sequence MVLLRPVRSIRLKIGLVFGITFFSGFAAAATYVFYEVKKVLIQQENRALDDRAARLSERTSLYPLIIPLPERGEVLALWYTTNGSTKRLYQSPRFPATISGIDSPTISRSDTFQLTRFVRNTEGGYGKLTTIVGRSNRPLARQLQSIGWLLIGILLLSMMLSSLGAWVMSGWLLRPLKAIIDSARSVNLAEDVTPIPTPNSKDELLELADTINDMLARIRQAVDTQHNFFAAASHELRTPLSILRTEIEVAQREAINDRERRFLASQLAELRRLSRLVDDLLAMSQLRAGTLQLRPERIELDDLTLFLTERYHAPINQRHLYLSVQLDDAAPSLTILADLDKLTNVLLNLLDNAVKYAIPNTQLDLSIRQQHETIVWSLINQTTSVVPDPNRLTSEFYQADIRHDGYGLGLWISHQIVRLMSGTLTVTATEGWFQAEVRFKNQSGQPPFEN is encoded by the coding sequence ATGGTGTTGTTACGTCCTGTTCGCAGTATTCGGTTAAAGATTGGTCTGGTATTCGGGATTACCTTTTTTTCGGGCTTTGCCGCAGCGGCTACTTACGTGTTCTACGAAGTAAAAAAGGTCCTGATTCAGCAGGAAAATCGGGCACTGGACGACCGGGCTGCCCGACTGTCGGAACGTACATCGCTTTATCCGCTGATCATTCCCCTGCCCGAACGGGGCGAAGTTCTTGCACTTTGGTACACAACGAATGGTAGTACCAAACGCCTGTATCAGTCTCCGCGCTTCCCTGCTACCATCAGCGGGATAGACAGCCCCACTATTTCTCGATCGGATACGTTTCAACTCACTCGTTTTGTTCGAAATACGGAAGGGGGCTACGGAAAACTAACGACCATTGTCGGACGCAGCAACCGCCCGTTAGCCCGTCAGTTGCAGTCGATTGGCTGGCTATTGATCGGCATCCTCCTGCTGAGTATGATGCTGTCCAGTCTGGGAGCCTGGGTAATGAGCGGTTGGTTACTGCGCCCGCTGAAAGCCATCATCGATTCGGCCCGTTCCGTCAATCTGGCCGAAGACGTGACACCAATCCCAACGCCCAATTCGAAGGATGAACTCCTGGAGTTGGCCGATACGATCAACGATATGCTGGCCCGTATCCGGCAGGCGGTTGATACCCAGCACAATTTTTTTGCGGCTGCTTCGCACGAACTGCGTACACCCTTGAGCATTTTACGTACGGAGATCGAAGTAGCACAACGGGAAGCCATTAATGATCGGGAACGCCGTTTTTTAGCCAGTCAATTAGCCGAATTACGGCGTCTGAGCCGGCTGGTCGATGATCTGCTGGCGATGAGTCAGCTTCGGGCCGGTACGCTGCAACTGCGCCCCGAGCGGATCGAACTCGATGACCTGACCTTGTTCCTTACCGAACGGTATCATGCGCCCATCAACCAGCGGCATCTGTACCTGTCGGTCCAGCTGGACGATGCGGCCCCGTCGCTGACCATTCTGGCGGATCTGGACAAGCTGACCAATGTGCTGCTGAATCTGCTGGATAACGCCGTCAAATATGCCATTCCAAACACCCAGCTTGACCTTAGTATACGTCAGCAACACGAAACCATCGTCTGGTCGCTGATCAATCAGACAACATCAGTCGTACCCGACCCCAATCGGCTTACCAGCGAATTTTACCAGGCCGACATTCGTCACGATGGGTATGGACTGGGCTTGTGGATCAGTCACCAGATTGTCCGGCTTATGAGCGGAACCCTTACCGTCACCGCTACCGAAGGCTGGTTTCAGGCCGAGGTACGGTTTAAAAACCAGTCAGGTCAGCCTCCTTTCGAAAACTGA
- a CDS encoding response regulator transcription factor — protein MKILLIDDEEKLVTHLQKGLRQAGYSVDIALSAAEGLEQAAVGGHDLILLDLMLPGTTGFDVLRTLRAFGIQAPVMILSALNQSHHVVQGLDLGAIDYVRKPFELDELLARIRTVQRSQAGSRLAVWRVNDLTMDLASRQVNRAGQSIALTPREYQLLEQLMRHAGRVITKAQLTEKVWESDFDRGSNVVEVHVHQLRKKIDRGFESTLLETVVGVGYRLKGSLEIN, from the coding sequence ATGAAAATTCTGTTAATCGACGACGAAGAAAAACTGGTTACACACCTGCAAAAAGGTCTTCGGCAGGCTGGTTATTCAGTCGATATAGCGCTGTCGGCTGCCGAAGGGCTTGAACAGGCTGCCGTAGGCGGTCACGATTTGATATTACTCGACCTGATGCTGCCCGGAACCACGGGTTTCGATGTGCTGCGAACGCTGCGGGCCTTCGGTATCCAGGCTCCGGTAATGATTCTGAGTGCCCTCAACCAGTCGCATCATGTCGTGCAGGGACTGGATTTGGGAGCCATCGATTATGTACGAAAACCGTTCGAACTGGACGAGTTGCTGGCCCGGATTCGCACCGTGCAGCGGAGTCAGGCGGGAAGCCGGCTGGCCGTATGGCGCGTCAATGATCTAACGATGGATCTAGCCAGTCGTCAGGTGAATCGGGCTGGTCAATCCATTGCCCTGACGCCCCGCGAGTATCAGTTACTGGAGCAATTGATGCGCCATGCCGGACGGGTCATTACCAAAGCCCAGCTAACCGAAAAGGTCTGGGAATCGGACTTTGACCGGGGCAGCAACGTGGTTGAAGTGCATGTGCATCAGTTACGAAAAAAGATTGATCGGGGCTTCGAATCTACGCTGCTTGAAACGGTCGTTGGGGTAGGCTACCGGCTCAAGGGATCCCTGGAAATCAACTGA
- a CDS encoding metallophosphoesterase family protein — translation MTNSLSEPSTNGPLLFAHIGDLHITQAKQPNYVDFLSIVAQLETECGSALDFVVLPGDNADNGLPTQYKWVATALKMLSVPVFCIPGDHDMEQKSLAGFYQHLQAESLPLSRVIQGVRCLFLDMSGPGSGGPDFRLGDSQRQWLVRELAIARTNDERIVLFMHSYPADLTDPQETRFVNELIAQHDVVLVDMGHTHYNELANDGHVIFSATRSTGQIEEGPVGYALIAVDEGQVSWRFKALHDAFPFVLITSPADYRLRRDETPVPLGSVEVRAIAVGATAERAVACRLNDGDWVPMILSDDRRSWVATIFVPSDDQLELTVEAIDVSGRPGRHTIQLASAGIKTRARIKNGSDADAIGAWPENGILGTQLGPNRNGKPTS, via the coding sequence ATGACCAATTCACTTTCTGAGCCGTCAACGAACGGCCCGCTTCTCTTCGCGCACATCGGCGATTTACACATCACGCAGGCCAAACAACCGAATTACGTAGACTTTTTATCCATCGTAGCCCAGCTCGAAACGGAATGTGGTTCGGCGCTTGATTTCGTTGTCTTACCGGGTGACAACGCCGATAATGGATTGCCCACCCAGTACAAATGGGTCGCTACGGCGCTGAAGATGCTGAGCGTTCCCGTCTTTTGTATCCCCGGTGATCACGACATGGAGCAGAAAAGTCTGGCGGGGTTTTACCAACACCTTCAGGCCGAGTCGCTCCCGTTGTCACGGGTCATACAGGGTGTTCGCTGCCTGTTTCTGGATATGAGCGGTCCAGGTTCTGGCGGGCCGGATTTTCGGCTGGGTGATTCGCAACGGCAGTGGTTGGTGCGTGAGCTGGCCATTGCCCGGACGAATGACGAGCGGATCGTTCTGTTTATGCACTCGTACCCGGCTGATTTGACCGATCCACAGGAAACCCGTTTCGTGAACGAACTCATCGCGCAACACGACGTGGTTCTGGTCGATATGGGACACACGCATTACAACGAACTGGCCAACGATGGGCATGTGATTTTCTCAGCAACCCGGTCTACCGGTCAGATTGAGGAAGGTCCCGTCGGGTACGCGCTGATTGCTGTCGACGAAGGGCAGGTCAGCTGGCGTTTCAAGGCGCTCCACGACGCGTTCCCGTTTGTTCTGATTACCAGTCCAGCCGATTATCGGCTTCGCCGGGACGAAACACCGGTTCCGTTGGGTTCCGTCGAGGTACGCGCCATCGCTGTCGGGGCCACCGCCGAACGAGCCGTAGCCTGCCGACTCAACGACGGCGACTGGGTTCCTATGATTCTGTCGGACGATCGGCGTAGCTGGGTGGCCACGATCTTTGTCCCCTCCGATGACCAACTGGAACTGACTGTGGAAGCCATCGACGTAAGCGGCCGGCCCGGACGGCACACTATTCAACTGGCTTCAGCCGGCATAAAAACCCGAGCGCGTATAAAAAACGGGAGCGATGCCGACGCGATCGGTGCCTGGCCCGAAAATGGTATTCTGGGAACCCAGCTGGGTCCCAATCGAAATGGTAAACCAACCTCCTGA
- a CDS encoding zinc-binding alcohol dehydrogenase family protein — MTKQPALVLVEPGKTEVRFIDIPVPGPDEVLLQVNRVGFCGGDLNGFRGLFELQEYPNVLGHEVGATILETGGQVPDPFKPGMRVTLNPYLNCGRCLSCRKGRPNACQDNKTMGVRRPGAMTSFIAVPWEKLHTSSRLSVRELALVEPLTVGFHAVARGRVVAGEKVAVIGCGIVGLGAIAAAVSRGADVIAIDIDDSKMRIARLAGAAHTINTTTADLHEALLAITDGDGPDVIIEAVGNPHTYRAAVEEVAYTGRVVYIGYAKKPVEYATGTFVRKEIEILGSRNCLGDFPDVIRHLETGRFPVDAVISREVTLDEAGAALADWSVNPGPITKIMVNLDNGI; from the coding sequence ATGACTAAACAACCCGCTTTAGTGCTAGTCGAACCGGGAAAAACGGAGGTCCGGTTCATCGATATACCGGTGCCTGGTCCCGATGAAGTGCTGTTACAGGTAAATAGGGTCGGCTTTTGCGGGGGCGATCTCAACGGTTTTCGGGGTTTGTTCGAATTGCAGGAATACCCCAATGTGCTGGGCCACGAAGTAGGCGCTACCATTCTGGAAACCGGCGGCCAGGTTCCGGACCCGTTCAAACCGGGTATGCGGGTGACGCTGAATCCCTACCTGAACTGTGGCCGTTGCCTTTCCTGCCGGAAGGGTCGCCCGAACGCCTGTCAGGACAACAAAACCATGGGCGTTCGTCGACCGGGCGCCATGACCAGTTTCATCGCCGTTCCCTGGGAAAAGCTACATACGTCATCCCGGTTGTCTGTTCGGGAATTAGCTCTGGTGGAGCCACTTACGGTCGGTTTTCATGCCGTTGCCAGAGGACGCGTGGTGGCGGGTGAAAAAGTGGCCGTTATCGGTTGTGGCATTGTTGGTTTGGGGGCCATTGCCGCTGCGGTAAGCCGGGGAGCAGACGTAATTGCCATTGATATCGACGATTCGAAAATGCGGATTGCCCGGTTGGCGGGGGCGGCCCACACCATCAATACGACTACCGCTGATTTGCACGAAGCCCTGCTGGCTATCACCGATGGCGATGGACCGGACGTGATTATTGAAGCCGTTGGAAACCCGCATACGTACCGGGCAGCGGTAGAGGAAGTGGCTTATACCGGACGGGTTGTCTATATCGGGTACGCCAAAAAACCCGTCGAATATGCTACGGGAACGTTTGTCCGGAAAGAAATCGAGATTCTGGGTTCGCGCAATTGTCTGGGCGATTTTCCGGATGTTATCCGCCATCTGGAAACGGGCCGGTTCCCCGTTGATGCCGTCATCAGCCGGGAGGTTACCCTCGACGAAGCGGGCGCGGCTCTGGCCGATTGGTCGGTGAATCCGGGACCCATCACGAAAATAATGGTGAACCTTGACAACGGCATCTAA
- a CDS encoding aldo/keto reductase: protein MQYRKLGNTDLNVSLLSFGASPLGNVFDETNEAEGIRAVHAAIDLGINFFDVAPFYGDTLAEKRLGKALKTKRNAVFLATKCGRYGNGVFDFSYERLMRSIDESLTHLQVDYVDLLQVHDIEFGNRDQLLAEAIPAVLKLKEMGKARYVGFSGLPVRYLAQIAREVDVDTVLSWGHYTLLADEINEELVPLSLEKGFGLMNAAPLMQRILSDAPVPAWQNSPQAVKDMQPLLRALCQEYGLALSDVALRYAVSHPVIATTIVGMSEQRQVEQNLHALQLTIPDELLRRIETLVAPVKNQLWFEGKPENNIPKSMVTHD from the coding sequence ATGCAGTATCGCAAATTAGGCAATACAGACCTGAACGTTTCGCTCCTGAGTTTCGGGGCATCCCCATTGGGTAACGTGTTCGATGAGACCAACGAAGCGGAAGGCATTCGGGCCGTTCACGCAGCGATTGATCTGGGGATCAATTTTTTCGACGTTGCCCCTTTTTACGGGGATACACTGGCCGAAAAGCGACTCGGAAAAGCACTGAAAACAAAACGGAATGCTGTTTTTCTGGCCACCAAATGCGGCCGCTACGGCAACGGCGTGTTCGACTTTTCTTACGAACGCCTTATGCGCAGCATCGACGAATCACTGACTCATTTGCAGGTCGATTATGTCGATCTGCTTCAGGTGCATGACATCGAGTTTGGCAATCGTGATCAACTCCTTGCCGAAGCTATTCCAGCCGTATTGAAGCTGAAAGAAATGGGGAAAGCCCGGTACGTGGGCTTCTCCGGACTGCCGGTTCGGTATCTGGCACAAATTGCGCGGGAGGTCGACGTCGATACCGTTCTGTCCTGGGGACATTATACGCTGCTGGCCGACGAGATCAATGAGGAGTTGGTACCCCTTTCGCTCGAAAAAGGTTTTGGCCTGATGAATGCGGCTCCGCTCATGCAACGGATTCTATCGGATGCCCCGGTTCCCGCCTGGCAGAATTCGCCCCAGGCCGTCAAGGATATGCAGCCACTATTACGGGCATTATGCCAGGAATACGGTCTGGCCCTCAGTGATGTCGCCTTGCGGTATGCGGTCAGCCATCCCGTAATCGCCACCACAATTGTAGGCATGTCGGAACAGCGACAGGTCGAACAGAATCTGCACGCACTCCAGCTTACCATTCCTGACGAACTGCTCCGGCGCATCGAAACGCTGGTAGCTCCGGTCAAAAATCAACTGTGGTTCGAAGGAAAACCGGAAAATAATATCCCTAAATCGATGGTGACCCATGACTAA
- a CDS encoding arsenic transporter translates to MTTSFIWIITLLAVAGVIIRPFKTPEFIWAVGGAIVLLALGLITPTESLSGIMKGTDVYLFLTGMMLLAETAREEKLFDWLAAQATQRANGSASSLFLLIYLVGVVVTTFLSNDATAVVLTPAVAAAVKTARVKNPLPYLFICAFIANAASFVLPISNPANLVIYGTHMPPLLAWLAQYTIPSIVSIVTTYGILRFTQRQALSESIAGDITIPTLSSGGRLAIAGIAITALVLLIASAFDVALGLPTAITGILTSILVLIRARKTPWIVIKNVSWAVLPLVAGLFVLVEALAKTGIIQQLTTLLHQQTARSVTETTWLSGVGVALACNLVNNLPAGLIAGTVIQAGQVPDVIKSAVLIGIDLGPNLSVTGSLATILWLVALRREGQTVSAWAFLKLGALVMTIPLLCTLLAVWLYFRFI, encoded by the coding sequence ATGACTACTAGTTTTATTTGGATAATTACACTTTTAGCCGTTGCGGGCGTCATCATCCGACCGTTTAAAACGCCGGAATTTATCTGGGCCGTTGGTGGAGCGATCGTATTGCTGGCTCTCGGGCTGATCACACCCACTGAAAGCCTGTCAGGCATTATGAAAGGGACCGATGTGTATCTCTTCTTGACCGGGATGATGCTACTGGCTGAAACGGCTCGTGAAGAAAAGCTCTTCGACTGGCTGGCAGCCCAGGCAACCCAACGGGCAAACGGATCGGCCAGTAGTTTGTTCCTATTGATTTACCTGGTTGGGGTGGTCGTCACGACGTTTTTATCCAACGATGCCACCGCCGTCGTGTTGACGCCTGCGGTAGCAGCGGCTGTAAAAACGGCCAGGGTTAAAAATCCACTACCCTACCTGTTCATCTGCGCTTTCATCGCCAATGCGGCCTCGTTTGTGCTGCCCATTTCCAATCCGGCCAATCTGGTCATTTATGGCACGCACATGCCTCCGTTACTGGCCTGGTTAGCGCAGTATACCATACCGTCAATTGTTTCGATCGTGACTACGTACGGTATTTTACGGTTTACCCAACGCCAGGCGTTAAGCGAATCCATTGCCGGTGATATTACCATTCCAACACTGTCGTCAGGTGGGCGATTGGCCATTGCCGGTATCGCCATCACCGCGCTTGTTCTGTTGATCGCTTCGGCGTTCGATGTAGCCCTGGGGCTGCCGACGGCCATTACCGGAATTCTCACCTCGATCCTGGTCCTGATTCGGGCCAGAAAAACGCCGTGGATCGTTATTAAAAACGTATCCTGGGCCGTGCTGCCGCTGGTAGCCGGGCTGTTCGTGCTGGTAGAAGCTTTGGCCAAGACGGGCATTATTCAGCAGCTAACGACGCTGTTGCACCAACAAACAGCGCGTTCGGTTACCGAAACGACCTGGTTGAGCGGTGTTGGGGTGGCCCTCGCCTGTAACCTGGTCAACAATCTGCCTGCCGGTCTGATCGCGGGTACCGTCATTCAGGCTGGACAGGTGCCCGACGTGATTAAAAGTGCGGTTCTGATCGGGATCGACCTGGGTCCCAATCTGTCGGTGACTGGATCATTGGCAACCATTCTCTGGTTAGTTGCGCTACGTCGGGAGGGGCAGACGGTGAGTGCCTGGGCATTTCTCAAACTAGGAGCGTTGGTGATGACGATTCCATTGCTCTGTACCCTGCTTGCGGTCTGGCTCTATTTCCGCTTCATTTAG
- a CDS encoding T9SS type B sorting domain-containing protein — MKRAIYFFFLFGTTSAPIIAQQLDCTTIGFERGTTDGWTLTNGQVTNQGQQVVFQNETAGTFENGHRITSLGDGNDPKITAEAIPMVAPGSTHSIRIGNVTRGSRFDRIKGSFVVTADNTLFQYKLAVILQNANHEAYEKPGFTIRITDSEGQELPCSFYDIQVSAAGTVDGFKTQGDIQYRNWTVGAIDLRNYIGRRITVEVTAHGCTHNGHVGYAYFDAQCLKSEINQASACPDADGYVVLNAPDGFDKYSWNMGQTTRSIRVKAAVGQTYWVKLSPFSSLSASCEFQLDHQLTFQPVETTLTKTICEGDGVVVGDTTYRSSGQFVRTITHNMLCDSTVKLSLTVKPLGRLVQRVTICEDGSLTVGDSTYRRQGTYVNHFTNSIGCDSVVTTHLTVNQLATRISPDVMITQGDSAQLIVTATPTGAYTYRWNSTERLSCPTCAQTWATPSTTTQYVVQVSDEGGICRQTKAVTVTVVPCGLQLPTAFTPNADQMNDHWIIKGNACVRQLRNVTIYNRWGEVLYHQENMALSDHNRCWDGQYQGQPVLEGLYPYTIQAELTNGDLTDYRGVVQLVR; from the coding sequence ACAGCGGGAACGTTTGAGAACGGGCATCGGATCACAAGCTTGGGTGATGGCAACGACCCCAAAATAACCGCCGAGGCTATTCCTATGGTAGCGCCCGGTAGTACGCATTCTATCCGCATCGGCAACGTAACCCGTGGCAGCCGCTTTGACCGTATAAAAGGGTCTTTTGTGGTTACAGCTGACAATACGCTGTTTCAGTACAAGCTGGCAGTTATTCTGCAAAATGCCAATCACGAGGCTTACGAAAAACCGGGTTTCACCATCCGAATCACCGATAGCGAAGGGCAGGAACTACCTTGTAGTTTTTACGATATACAGGTTTCAGCGGCTGGTACGGTCGATGGCTTTAAAACGCAGGGCGATATTCAGTACCGCAACTGGACCGTTGGCGCCATTGATCTACGCAACTACATCGGTCGGCGCATTACGGTGGAAGTGACCGCGCATGGTTGCACGCACAATGGCCACGTTGGCTACGCGTACTTCGATGCGCAATGCCTCAAATCAGAAATCAACCAGGCGTCGGCCTGCCCCGACGCCGACGGATACGTCGTACTGAACGCACCCGATGGCTTCGACAAATACAGCTGGAATATGGGCCAGACGACCCGCTCGATCCGCGTGAAAGCTGCCGTCGGTCAAACGTATTGGGTTAAACTGTCACCCTTCTCCAGTCTGAGCGCCAGCTGCGAATTTCAGCTTGATCATCAGCTAACCTTCCAACCCGTAGAAACAACGTTGACAAAGACGATTTGCGAAGGCGACGGAGTTGTGGTGGGCGATACGACGTATCGGAGCAGCGGGCAATTTGTGCGGACCATTACCCACAATATGCTGTGCGACAGCACCGTAAAGCTATCTCTGACCGTCAAACCACTGGGTCGTTTAGTGCAACGGGTGACCATTTGCGAGGACGGTAGCTTGACCGTTGGCGACTCAACGTACCGCCGGCAGGGCACCTATGTCAATCACTTCACCAATTCGATCGGTTGCGATAGCGTAGTGACTACCCACCTGACGGTCAACCAATTGGCTACCCGTATAAGTCCTGACGTGATGATTACCCAGGGCGACAGCGCCCAATTGATCGTTACAGCCACGCCCACGGGTGCGTATACGTACCGCTGGAATTCTACCGAGCGATTAAGTTGCCCGACCTGTGCCCAGACCTGGGCAACTCCGTCCACGACAACTCAGTATGTCGTACAGGTTTCGGACGAAGGTGGGATTTGCCGGCAGACTAAAGCGGTTACCGTTACCGTCGTTCCGTGCGGATTGCAGCTACCTACGGCTTTCACCCCCAATGCCGATCAGATGAATGATCACTGGATTATCAAAGGCAACGCCTGCGTCAGACAGCTTCGCAACGTGACTATTTATAACCGTTGGGGAGAAGTTCTCTATCATCAGGAGAACATGGCTTTATCGGATCACAATCGATGCTGGGACGGCCAGTATCAGGGGCAACCGGTCCTCGAGGGACTATATCCATACACGATTCAGGCCGAACTGACCAATGGCGATTTAACCGATTACCGGGGCGTTGTTCAACTTGTCCGATGA